In the Colletotrichum lupini chromosome 4, complete sequence genome, GCAACCATGTCTTCAACCAGACTCAGCACAAGCCTCTGCAGGATGGCTGCCAGCGCATCCCGACTGGCCCGCCCAGTGCAACGGCAGACCCGAAGCATCCACAGCCAGATCACATCCAAGAGGACAACACAGCTTCCCTCCAGACAGCTTCAGTGGCCCTCAGCGCGTGCTTTCTCGGCTTCGGCTGCCCAGGCGCATGGCCACATCACCCCTCCGAAGGCCGGCGAAGAGTGAGACCGTCCACAACAGTCTACCGAGACTTATACTGATAATCTCCCATAGGTTGTGGGTAACATTCGTTGACAAGGACGGAGACGAGTTCAAGATCGCTGTAAGCGAAGGGGATAACCTTCTTGACGTTGCGCAGGACAATGACTTGGAGATGGAGGGTATGTCACAACGCTCTTGGCGGCAACGTCAGGGCATGTAATATGCTAACTATGTATCTTTAGGTGCTTGCGGAGGCTCTTGCGCTTGCTCAACGTGCCACGTGATCGTTGCCGAAGAGGAATACTACGAGAAGATGCCCGAGCCCGAAGATGACGAGAACGACATGCTCGACCTGGCCTTTGGATTGACCGAGACGAGTCGATTGGGCTGCCAGATAACCATGACAAAGGAGCTAGACGGCCTCAAGATTAAGCTGCCCTCGATGACACGGAACCTTCAGGCCAGCGACTTCAAATAAACAAGCACCCTCTTTCAGCATTGCGGCGTTGGAAGCGGCATACCACACAATTATTTAATCATCTGTACTATATCATACATACACCATGTCAgaaaaggaaaggaaaggaCAGGGAGGGTTAGCGAGGAGAAAAAGCTGGGGAGGTGTTCTTCATCAATCAAGCGCGGCATCACGGATGGAATACATCGGCTCGGCTCGGCTTATGCTAGATATTGGCGGGTATCGAGGGACGGTGGGAGGGAATAACGTCACTCCTCTTAAGCTCATAAACCTTACAAGTCTGGTGGACCAATCTGGTGAACGAAGTGATGAAAAGAAACAGTCACGCCTGTACAAAGGCGTTGCAGAATTTTGGTTTGCCATTGGTATCCTTTTTGAATTAAGCCTCCTCCAAACCGCCCTTCTTCaggcctcctcctccggACGCAATCAGGTCCAAGAATCCCTTCTTACTCATCTCGTTGATCTTCTCCTCCCTCCGCACAACACCCACGACGCCATCCTTGCGCGCCTTCTTCTCCGCCTCAGCAGCCTTGACTTGCGCCGCTCTCACGGCGTTAAAGAGCTTGACAACACCTCTTTGCGCGACCTTGCGCAGCCTCCGCTCCGTCTCAATCATCTCCCCCGTTGACGTCTCCTCCGTCTCCGGCGCCACAAGGACATTGCGCACGCGACCCTTCTCCATTGCCTCCTTCTTCTGCGCCCTCATCTGCTTGCGCGCCTTGGACTCGAGCGCCTGGTCGACGGCCGCCTGGGCGGATTGGTGGGCCTCCGCACTGCGGGCGAGGACGGGGTCTGATCGTTTCGCGTTGGACAGTTTGGTAGACAGAATTTTCGACATTGACGTTGAGAAGGCAGACGGATCATTGCGTTTAGACTTGATGAAATTGGGATTGCCACCATCGTCGCTCTCGTCTTCTTCTGAGTCGGAATCCGAGTCGGTGCCTACGGGCGCGTCTCTGCTCTTCTTGGGCTTGGGGGCAGGTTTTGTCTTCTGTTTGGGTGCTGCGGGCTTTTCGTCGCCTGAGCTGGCCGAATCATCGTCCGAGGCAGCGCCGTCATCGACAGCCGCGTTATGAATATCATCGTCAGAATCGAGAAGGTTTACCGCATCGAATTCTTGTTCTTCGTTGTCGGAGGCGGATTCGGCTTGCTTCTTTTCTTGTCGCTTTTGCTTCTTGGTTGGGGGCGCAAGACGGCCGTCATTTGTCCGCTTCTTCGTACTTGTTCCGGCCATGGTTGTGGAATATGTGTTATAGTCAATTGGTGTTGATGCAGTGTAGTGATTCAGATCCTCGACTTGGCTTGAAAAAGTTCCCCATGTCGTCTTGCAGGGTCAAATTTTTGGGTTCGGCAGGTGGGGCCATCTTCTTATCGTTGGTGTACTTCCTCCGATAAGCCTGTTCTCACCGAGACGCCGAGCGACCCTCACCGAGTCTACCTTGGTCCCACATGTTACGCCGCAAGACCCACACAGCGGTCGAGCGCCGATGTTCACCGCATAGTGCAGCAAATTCGTCGCATTGATGCGGCACTCACACCGAGGTGAAGGCGCCCTCCCCATCGACAATGTTTGAAAAGTCCACCTAGGCGAATCCTCAAGCAGTCGACATTGGTAAATGATCAACGTCGAAGCCGGCTGCAAGTCAGTATTATCCTGTAGACAACGGCCCAAAGAAGTCACAGAGTTCTTTTGGAAGCTTACGCAACTCATTCTCTGTCTGGAGAGCCGCTGACCAAATCatgttataaaaaataataaaaaaacagCCGTGACCTAGCTGCCTATCCTCAGACACTATGGATGAAGCGGAAGGGCAAGACCACATCTACTCGGGCAAGTATTGCGGCATGTTGTCATCGTCGGCTTGACTTACCCTCCCAGAGATTTTTCGTACAACTTATTCGTAAAAGTCGGGGAGGTTCGAGCTTCTGACCTTACCATTTCGGGTCCCTGAAGCCGATAGAACACTGGGCACACCAATAGCAACATTGGATGACCCCATGTTTGTCGGCGACGCATGCCATCACCATCTGAAGCCAATGTCACTGATTTACGCCAAACTTTTTGaacaaaaaaaaagacaCCAATCTTAAACACAGTTTCGTTTACCTAGCTTGGGCCCGCCCTTACACTGAATCTAGGTTCTTGTCAATTATAGCATGTTTTGTAACGATGGTTCTGTACATCATAGCCAATCAAATGCCCCTCTACGGAGTCGGAGAGCTTTAGCATCCATTAGACAGAGCGGATCGGGTCAGTCTTAGGTCTCGCTTCCGTTCGACTCAAACTTTATGTTCGGCGAAACTCCTGCTATACATCACGTAGAGGGAAAGCTGTGCTTGCCGAATAGACCGCACTGACGCATCCCGCGCGCTTGCTGACTGGTCCTCCCATCGATCGCTTGTCATGGAAGGGCGTGATCGGTACGCAAGCCATGTTCTCATAGCCATACACCCCCTGGTCTCATCTGTACACAACAGTTCATGACGTTAAACTATGGGAATCCTTATCCACTATTGTATCAAGACCACAAAGCCCTTGGAAAGTGCCCCGATCCTGAGATCCCACAGTACTTCGCCTGCTGGAAGCTTTGATATTCCAAAGAGTTGCGTCGACGATGGATCCAATCTCGGCAGGATATAACTGATGTCTATCCCTGTTTGGCATGCTCTGTACGCTGTCTCAATCAGCCTCGGGGCAAAGCTACCTGTGATGACCACCTCAGTCTAAACATGAATATTTCCAGCCATGAGGCAGGTGGTTCACTCGTGACTATCTCGGATTTGGCTTGGTTCAAGGCCGCTTTGAGTGGAAAATAACAACGTGTCGTTTTTCTTGCAAGGTAGATTTGGGCACAGAGGGTCGACTTTCGTCGTCGACAACCATGCTAGAGCCAAGCCTTACAGAACTCGGCTCGAGGCGCCTGGGTTCTGCATATCGAACGAACCATCCTGAACTGAATGATGTAAATGCCTAGTAGCTTCAGGTCGGTGAATACCCCTGAAGTATGGATCTGATTCTAAGAAATGAAGACCCTTCTTCGATCCTTTGCGTTCAAGAGGCTTAGGTAGTATGTTGATCACATCAGGCAGGGCACATCAATCTTTATGCTTGCTTCTAATTCCTTCTTGTGAAATAGATTGAGGTGGTACCCGTGATTTCCTAAGACTACGAGAGGCTAAGGTATGAAATACGACGGCAAACCTCTCCGGTCTACAGTCGGCATGGCTTGCCGTGAGTGCATGACAGAGTTCTCCTGCCTGGCAACCAGCTTTGAGCTCGCGTAAGATTGGTGGAGCAATGCGTAAATGTCTGGAACTGTAGCATAAATTGTCTGAGACTACGGAACTGCAGCCGAAGGAGGTCTACATGTACACACCCTAAGAGGTAAGTCTTCTACTCTGGGTAGCTTCCGCCTAGAGCAAAGAGGAACCCCTGTTCGCCCGCCCCCAAACACGTGCCGGCAGCGGACATCAGAGTGATAATGTCGCTAGAGGTAGGGCGGAACATTGTAGATCTCGGACTCATGAATCACCCAGCCCGACCTTGGAAGTGATATTACAGTGGCTTAAGGTCTCTCACAGGACCGGATTAAAGATAACTAGACCGCCAATGGTGATGTAGTGATTCCGACAAAAATCTCCCTGACCAAAGGTCTCTCTCAGCCTGCCTGTCACTTGATACTTGCTGGTTGGATTCCGCCCCCCCACCCAGCGTGCTTTACTCCCTTCTTCATTCTTCATGAACATACTACTCGACTTCAGGATACCGCTGGAGACCATATCGTCGCAAAACTTTCGTTCATCTCATTTGGTCCAAGGCCCCGGCCAATAACACAACAGATGCGTAGACACTTTGACTTTCTCCATCGGTAGGTGGGTGGCTAGCCTTTATTCTTTCTATCCGCCGTTTAACTTTAAGCTTTCGGGCTCTGCAAGAGTACAGGTCACAGACCTTCGGACTCACCACGTTACCGTCTAAACCATCTCAAAACGTAATGACTCCAAGAACAACCGTCGCTTCGACCTTCTGCAGACGCAAGCCCCAAACTCTGTCAGCTCTATCTACACCTTGACGTTTTCATCCGAAACCGATGCCATCTTTCGATCAGCCTTCATCTGCTTCTGAAGCTCCCTGGCCCGTTTTACACCGAACCCGTGGCTGAACACCTCGCGAATATCCTCAAGCGTCATGTTCTTGACCTCGGGGTAGCAGAAATAGATCGAGACCCACCCGAGCACACAGATGGCTGCATAGAATCCAAACGTTCCAGAGGGTGTGGTGTTTTCCATCTGTGTCAAGAAGGTGGAGGCAACGATAATGTTGGAACCCCAGCAGCTCATCGTCAGCATCATGGTGCCCATGGCGCGCACCTCCATCGGGAAGAACTCGCTGC is a window encoding:
- a CDS encoding 2Fe-2S iron-sulfur cluster binding domain-containing protein — protein: MSSTRLSTSLCRMAASASRLARPVQRQTRSIHSQITSKRTTQLPSRQLQWPSARAFSASAAQAHGHITPPKAGEELWVTFVDKDGDEFKIAVSEGDNLLDVAQDNDLEMEGACGGSCACSTCHVIVAEEEYYEKMPEPEDDENDMLDLAFGLTETSRLGCQITMTKELDGLKIKLPSMTRNLQASDFK